Within the Thunnus thynnus chromosome 23, fThuThy2.1, whole genome shotgun sequence genome, the region GACAAGAGTTAGAGGTTTTAGTGTGGGGATGTTTTAATGAAACTCATTCCTTTCAGGCTTGATCCTGAGAATAAAAACTTGAGCTGTACTGCTTTCTTCAATATCCTGGCTTCTTTACGCTGTCAAGTAGCGGCCAGAAATATCCCAaaactcatcatcatcctcGTTAGAGTGGTAAGGAGAGTGAAGGCTGATCCTCTGCCTTGCAAGTAAATTCCACAGTCCTGCCCCTCCTCATCAATCAGTCCACCAGAGTCAGCGCCAGCAGCACGGGCAATGGATGAACGCTGACATGCTGAGAAAGAAAACTGCagaaatatttataatttcatgaaataaaatgcTGTGGGAAATATGCAGCTCTGGAGGCAGGAAATGACTAACATCGGGAGATAAACATTACCAAATCTGGATATGAACCTAAAAACTTGAACTGAAccaaaaagtaaaatttaagCAAATGTAGAGTCAATTGAGTCAAGGAGGGAAAACATCACAAACCAGATGTATACTTTCTGTCTACTCGACGATGAGCAAACTCCATGAAACCTTATTACGGCAAGTACCTATTTCTCAGAACGAGTGGGGAAATTGGTAGCTTTGAGGCAAACATCTATCAAACCTTTTACAGTTTGTTCAAATGAGCAATCAGGACTATTGATGTACACAGACTCTTAAGTACAAATCTGTGGTTTTCATTCAAAGGGCTTTTACCGGCAAATCAAATGAGCTGAGCAATCTCTTCTAGTCAGAGCAGAGCGACTAATGCCATCTAAAGTAATTCCAAACATGTACACAGTCAACACAGGTGGAGGGAGGTGACTCTGCATGGAGTTCTCAACCTAAAGTACAGCTTTTAGTTTGTATATTTATCAGGTTCCCACATGCTCTTTAAGACTGGAAGCATGTGGAATTTTATTAGCACACATTGGGACATGTTGAAGCCATTCTGTGGTTTGTGCAAATACATGGCTCAGATgctttattggttttattaaaTTTTTACATAATGAACAAATTAGCAGGGTCAGCCATACAACATTACAATCAGGTGACAGGTGAAAACACAACTACATATCCGGGAGCTCAGAGCGGTGATACAATTAATAATAAAGCAATTAAATCAAATGATAATGTGATATTATTTTTAATGGTTTGTGTCGGATAGAATTTCCAGGGAAGGAATGTATATCtcaaaataattcataaaagagtgatatttaatatttatgttgacaataacaaatatGCAATATTACAATAGTCTCATTAAGAATagattttttaatattgttagATAATTGTGTCATAACTGAGCAGTGTTTggacataaataataatattcaggCTGAATCTAGCATGCCATAAACTTGAACTTCTTCATGTTTGTTGGTCATTGtcagttcaaaaaaaaaaaaaaaaagtttatagaCGCGTTAACATCAACAAATGGACTGCTGTGGTGCAGTGGGCAGTATTAGGATAAGTGTGCATCAAGTGTGAGTTaagcatgttgtgtttttttatacacaCTTGCCTTCAACCTTTCGGCATCTAAACGTGCGCTTCAGTGCTCAAGATTGCAAATATGGATATTGGGACAGACCCTAAATATACATACTATTATACTGTGTGATGTTTGTGAATATCATTGTCCCACGATTCATTACATGGAAAGGAAATTGAAATGGtgcaaaatattcaaatacatgGTGGATTTGTTGACACAATTTTAAGaagatgtcagaaaacaaactgaaaacagatgaaatctttgggaaaaaaaacattgctgtCTCTCTGTGATGTTTAACTGACATTGGCATTTCACATATTGCATAATTTCCTGTTagtacaaaacagtaaagtgcATTCACTTCTTGagtgtgaaagttcattcttgactcTGAAAACAGTATTTGACAATGAAATCTTATCTGAAGTTCACTCACTAACTTTTTCCTGCAAGCTGCAAAATCAGTATACTATGTCAATAACAGTACATACTGGGTGCAATTAATATTTTGGGTATGTATGAACTTGGGATGCAGCTTATGTCAAGAATTGCAGTGTAACTCACTGTCATGTATTAAAAAGCGCCCCAGGGGCCTGTTTCACCAAATATGCAACATTCAAGATGTGATTTGCTGCtccagatattttttttgttgtaaaaaagCACTGGTGTCCAtgagcaaagaaaaaagaaagtcacTACAATAATGCCAGTACATTTTTTATAACATCCTAAAATTTTTTCCTCAAGAGGGTCCAAGGTCCTTTTGGAGGGCTCTGAACAGCTGGATCAAGGCTTCGGTCCAcgcctctctctgctgctggttgctgatttgagtcagtgtCTGAGTGGTGTACACCAGGGTCAACACCGTCCTCTCAAAGTCCTGCCGGCTCAGAGGCTGCTGGCGCCGGGTGAGTTCGGCCGTCAAGCGGCGGATGTCGGAGAGCTTCTTGGGCAGGACGTCCTCACAGATAACCTCCAGCTTCTTCACGCGCCTCAGAGATGCCAGCTCCTCATCTGGGATCAGCATGGCGTGAtcctcgccttggatcagcatTCCAGCCAGCAGGATCTGAGATAGAGATCCATCATAAAAATCAGACTGCTAGTCAACTAACTTACCAAATACCACCTACTGTACTGATCCAGAATACTATTTACTTTCACTATTTAGAAGAAACTATTCACCCACTTGTGAAGCGAACCACAGACATCATAAGATATTAATGTTCCTCTCTACCGTGTCAGAAAAACTTTTGAGTAAACACATTCTTCACATTTCTGCTAATGAttagcagcagagcagcagtacACAGTGTTTTCagcttagttttttttttttttttttaaatcaggagCCTTCAGCAGTTGAAGATAAACCACAATTGTGAAATCTGGAAAGATCTTCTGTACATTCTCAACATATTTTAATTGGTCTCCAGTAAAGAACCACCTCTGAGCCCACGAGGCCTAAACTGACCTCAAAAAGCAGGTTGACATCCTCCACTGAGTGCTGGAACGAAGGGTTGATCAGCGAATATGTCTCTCGTTTTATCCTATACGCTGATGGATAGAGAGCTAGAAAACATGAGAAGGTGAAATTGGATTAGAGAATCTCCCTCGTATTCAAGAAGTTAGACACCACATTATCCAGTATGGCACACATGTGGGTGAGCCAGAGGTTGAGTCAACAACAGATACATTACTGCTCAAATATTATGCAGGTCGGATAGAATCTGGATCCAGCTGTGCACGAGGTAATTGGTGTACGACCTGAGCTTCAGAGGATTTATATTTACAAGTGGCAGTGGCTAGTGCATCCAGAGGTGAGATATCCGTGCTCACAGAGGGGCAGGTGTTGCTGACCTCATTTGGTCAGATTCCCAAGAGTCTGGCCATATGTGTAAGCAGGGACCCTTTAATCTGAGGTATCCAGATATGGCTGGAATGAAACTTTTCACCTTCGTCTTTATGATAAAATACCATGAAATCCATATTTTACTGGAGGTGATAAC harbors:
- the LOC137175837 gene encoding protein FAM180A; translated protein: MPQWWAPLIVVYLSIYLAATQHHRKALYPSAYRIKRETYSLINPSFQHSVEDVNLLFEILLAGMLIQGEDHAMLIPDEELASLRRVKKLEVICEDVLPKKLSDIRRLTAELTRRQQPLSRQDFERTVLTLVYTTQTLTQISNQQQREAWTEALIQLFRALQKDLGPS